One stretch of Leadbetterella byssophila DSM 17132 DNA includes these proteins:
- a CDS encoding DUF6132 family protein, translating to MKKFAKKHLLTIIGVFVGAVAGYFYWQQVGCSSGSCAITSNPTNSTIYGAVMGGLLLSIFQKNNKTTI from the coding sequence ATGAAGAAATTCGCTAAAAAGCATTTGCTCACAATCATTGGTGTATTTGTGGGAGCAGTAGCAGGATATTTTTATTGGCAACAAGTGGGTTGCAGTTCGGGAAGTTGTGCCATCACTTCAAATCCAACTAATAGCACTATCTACGGTGCAGTTATGGGAGGATTATTGCTATCTATTTTTCAAAAAAACAACAAAACAACAATATGA
- a CDS encoding phage integrase N-terminal SAM-like domain-containing protein, with the protein MVNRQNFKQLLEIKRYSVNSIETYVNAFRQFLLHFIGQDVDVLTERQIEQYINQQVTERRISVSYQK; encoded by the coding sequence TTGGTAAATCGACAAAATTTTAAACAGCTTCTTGAGATTAAAAGATACAGTGTCAATTCGATAGAAACGTATGTTAATGCGTTTCGTCAATTTTTATTACATTTCATAGGTCAGGATGTAGATGTATTGACCGAACGACAAATCGAACAATATATCAACCAACAAGTAACAGAACGAAGAATTTCGGTTTCCTACCAAAAATAA
- a CDS encoding four helix bundle protein, giving the protein MKKHIVAEKSYEFAFAVINLYKFLSTEKKEFVLSKQLLRNGTAIRALIREAEHAQSKKVFLHKINIALKEANETEYWIDLLKDSFYKSAIEHFDFSQKIKELLRLLISIVKSTKQSLSMDKSLPTVNYQLSIAL; this is encoded by the coding sequence ATGAAAAAGCATATTGTTGCAGAAAAATCTTATGAATTTGCTTTTGCTGTTATTAACCTTTATAAGTTTTTATCCACAGAGAAAAAAGAGTTTGTTCTGTCAAAACAGTTGCTTAGAAACGGAACTGCTATCAGGGCTTTGATTCGTGAGGCAGAACACGCCCAAAGCAAAAAAGTTTTTCTCCATAAAATAAACATAGCCTTGAAAGAAGCTAACGAAACTGAATATTGGATTGATTTACTCAAAGACAGTTTCTACAAATCAGCAATAGAACATTTTGATTTCTCTCAAAAAATAAAAGAATTACTAAGACTACTTATCAGTATCGTAAAATCCACCAAACAGTCTTTATCAATGGACAAATCATTGCCAACTGTCAATTATCAATTGTCCATTGCTTTGTAA
- a CDS encoding sulfite exporter TauE/SafE family protein codes for MEGYLASIFIGISLGLIGGGGSILTVPVLVYLFSVDAVLATAYSLFIVGTTSVVGSFSYFQKGLVNIKTAVVFGIPSIASVFLTRAFIVPAIPNEIFSVGNFTVTKSILLMLLFALLMIFASYSMIKKDKKTCDEEPQKQQFNYPLILIEGTVVGVLTGLVGAGGGFLIIPALVILSKLPMKEAVGTSLVIIAAKSLIGFFGESGETVIDWLFLSKVIAFAIVGIFIGMALSKKIDGSKLKPAFGWFVLVIGIYIIIKETLL; via the coding sequence ATGGAAGGTTATTTAGCATCAATATTTATAGGTATTTCCTTAGGTTTAATCGGTGGCGGTGGCAGTATTCTTACTGTTCCTGTTCTGGTTTACCTTTTCAGTGTGGACGCAGTTTTAGCAACAGCCTATTCTCTTTTTATCGTTGGAACTACAAGCGTTGTAGGTTCATTTTCTTATTTCCAAAAGGGTTTGGTTAATATCAAAACGGCTGTTGTGTTCGGTATTCCGTCAATTGCATCCGTTTTTCTTACAAGGGCATTTATCGTTCCTGCCATTCCAAACGAAATTTTTAGTGTCGGAAATTTTACCGTTACCAAAAGTATTTTATTGATGTTACTTTTTGCCTTGCTGATGATTTTCGCTTCTTACAGTATGATTAAAAAGGATAAAAAAACTTGCGATGAAGAACCACAAAAACAACAGTTCAATTATCCGTTAATTCTTATTGAAGGAACAGTTGTAGGAGTTTTGACAGGGCTTGTTGGTGCAGGAGGTGGCTTTTTAATTATTCCTGCGTTGGTAATATTAAGTAAATTACCAATGAAAGAAGCCGTTGGAACTTCGTTGGTAATTATTGCAGCAAAATCATTGATTGGTTTCTTTGGCGAAAGTGGGGAAACCGTTATTGACTGGCTTTTCCTTTCAAAAGTAATTGCCTTTGCCATTGTCGGAATTTTTATCGGTATGGCCCTTTCCAAAAAAATTGACGGATCAAAACTCAAACCTGCATTTGGTTGGTTTGTACTGGTAATTGGTATTTATATCATCATCAAAGAAACTCTTTTATAG
- a CDS encoding YeeE/YedE family protein: MIEIIKQPWPWYVAGPLIGLTVPALLIIGNKSFGISSSLRHVCASCMPANIPFFKYDWKKEVWNLFFVFGIFLGGAIAINFLSNPNPVEVNPKLATELAGYGITNFNNLVPQDIMNWQSLFTLKGFLLMVVGGFLVGFGTRYAGGCTSGHAIMGLSNLQLPSLIATISFLVGGFIMANLILPFILSL; this comes from the coding sequence ATGATAGAAATTATTAAACAACCTTGGCCGTGGTATGTAGCAGGACCGTTAATCGGTTTAACTGTTCCTGCATTGTTGATTATTGGTAACAAATCGTTCGGTATCAGTTCATCGTTGCGACACGTTTGTGCTTCGTGTATGCCTGCCAACATTCCTTTTTTCAAATACGATTGGAAAAAAGAAGTATGGAATTTGTTTTTTGTGTTCGGCATATTCTTAGGTGGAGCAATAGCCATTAACTTTTTATCAAATCCCAATCCTGTTGAAGTCAATCCAAAATTAGCCACAGAATTAGCAGGTTACGGCATTACCAATTTCAACAACCTTGTTCCACAAGACATTATGAATTGGCAATCGCTGTTTACACTGAAAGGATTTTTACTGATGGTTGTTGGTGGATTTCTAGTGGGTTTCGGCACACGCTACGCAGGTGGGTGCACAAGCGGACACGCCATTATGGGATTGTCTAACTTACAACTTCCGTCATTGATTGCGACCATCAGCTTTTTGGTTGGCGGTTTTATTATGGCTAACCTTATTTTACCTTTTATTCTGTCTTTATGA
- a CDS encoding DUF6326 family protein yields MNTHNALEDIKVSLKLRLATLWASLMFLYIYLDYFHLYMPGKIADILKGRVFEFGITQGFLLAALVSMTIPVLMIFLSVTLPAKVNRRANIIFAAVYIPFTLFNLAGEAWMHMVFGAVVEVVLLCLIIRYAWKWPRIET; encoded by the coding sequence ATGAATACACATAATGCACTGGAAGACATCAAAGTCAGTTTGAAACTGAGGCTTGCTACGCTGTGGGCTAGTTTGATGTTTCTATATATCTATCTTGATTATTTCCACTTATATATGCCGGGTAAGATAGCAGATATACTGAAAGGGAGGGTATTTGAATTTGGTATTACGCAAGGATTTCTTTTGGCAGCACTCGTCTCAATGACAATTCCGGTACTGATGATTTTCCTTTCTGTTACCCTGCCGGCTAAAGTAAATCGCCGGGCAAATATCATTTTTGCCGCGGTGTATATTCCCTTTACATTGTTTAATTTGGCAGGAGAGGCTTGGATGCACATGGTGTTTGGTGCTGTTGTAGAAGTTGTTCTTCTTTGTCTAATTATCCGTTATGCATGGAAATGGCCTCGTATTGAAACATGA
- a CDS encoding Crp/Fnr family transcriptional regulator: MQDLLFDFITKYVSLTEDEKNAIVSLDIFRSVKKGTTLLKEGQKSKDSYFVLKGCIRKYYIIDGEEKTTAFYTEMEALTPPCVISKTPSEYYISCIEDTILTVSNSDMEVEINSKFPKFEIMCRILSEELLAKQRIDFDKFKTSSPEQRYLNLLQSRPDLIQRVPQHQLASYLGIRPQSLSRLRARILEKKS; the protein is encoded by the coding sequence ATGCAAGACTTACTATTTGACTTTATAACAAAATATGTTTCTCTGACAGAAGATGAGAAGAACGCAATCGTTTCTTTGGACATATTTCGCTCGGTAAAGAAAGGGACGACTTTACTCAAAGAAGGACAAAAATCGAAAGATAGCTATTTTGTTCTAAAAGGATGCATTCGGAAATATTACATCATTGATGGTGAAGAAAAAACTACTGCTTTCTATACAGAAATGGAAGCGTTGACGCCCCCTTGTGTAATAAGCAAAACTCCATCTGAATATTATATAAGTTGTATAGAAGACACTATCCTTACAGTTTCAAATTCTGATATGGAAGTAGAAATAAACAGTAAATTCCCAAAGTTTGAAATAATGTGTAGAATATTATCGGAAGAATTGTTAGCCAAACAACGAATAGATTTTGACAAGTTTAAGACTTCTTCCCCTGAACAACGGTATTTGAATTTATTGCAATCACGACCAGACCTTATTCAGCGTGTTCCGCAACACCAATTAGCGAGTTATTTAGGCATTCGACCACAATCATTAAGCAGATTAAGAGCAAGGATTCTTGAAAAAAAGAGCTAA
- a CDS encoding DUF2490 domain-containing protein: MDWFKKLLTAAIWISIAQTSQAQQHYNVWFRGTLSVPVGKKFKIDSEFQHRRQNGFDNANLFDKNLMFTFRNWVHYQHNDDVKFSLSPFAYFSNYKIIQKQADENATPNSEIRFSAAVELQHSIVKKFYVVDRTAIEYRMFDNNQSDITRLRNRFGFRYDFTDKIKLSLFDELLFNLSGTTQHHFFDHDRLGLNLEYKVLPYLKFDIGYIHITRLPVTSTTKLHENNIVLNLTYQLHKRTKTNKVHAIG, translated from the coding sequence ATGGATTGGTTTAAAAAATTGCTGACAGCAGCAATATGGATTTCTATTGCCCAAACTTCACAGGCACAACAACATTACAATGTTTGGTTTCGTGGTACTTTGAGCGTTCCTGTTGGCAAGAAATTCAAAATAGATAGCGAGTTTCAGCATAGACGACAAAACGGATTTGACAATGCCAATTTGTTCGACAAAAATTTGATGTTCACTTTCAGAAATTGGGTGCATTATCAGCATAATGATGATGTAAAATTTTCGCTTTCGCCATTTGCTTATTTTTCCAATTACAAAATCATTCAGAAACAAGCAGACGAAAACGCAACACCCAACAGCGAAATTCGCTTTTCGGCAGCCGTTGAATTACAACATAGCATCGTAAAAAAGTTTTATGTAGTGGACAGAACAGCCATTGAATACCGAATGTTTGACAACAACCAATCAGACATCACACGGCTAAGAAACCGCTTTGGCTTTCGTTACGACTTTACCGACAAAATAAAACTATCCCTTTTTGACGAATTGCTTTTTAACCTTTCAGGAACGACACAACATCATTTCTTTGACCACGACAGACTTGGACTAAACCTTGAATACAAAGTTTTACCTTATCTGAAATTTGACATCGGCTACATTCACATCACCCGACTACCTGTAACAAGCACAACCAAACTACACGAAAACAACATCGTTCTTAACCTGACATATCAGTTACACAAACGGACAAAGACAAATAAAGTCCACGCTATTGGGTAG
- a CDS encoding dioxygenase family protein: MKQLFKLGLFIILFNFLTSCNGQTKSESNQTEIKADENKLVGGGCDGCELMYVGMPKVISSEHTSIGWDEGKQKLILTGKVFQLDGRTPASDVIIYYWHTDDNGLYSSNNETPKHAKEHGKLRGWVKSDKSGNYTIKTSRPAAYPNDNIPQHIHLSIKEPDIINEYYADLYFDDDPLYLNQKKKYGKLDRAGTEILRIVLDGNIQIAEHNMVLGLNIPDYPTKNKADIQSGLNIGEDQPSFIPFHAFGPDKGTRTCPVCKYGRYHGIVYFVGDNPNWDEIKKWLKQLDNESVIREKYLKAYFVYGNSKNYNKQTRQTELEKIGEKLKLQKIALTFVPSFADTESEVNLNKINASIENTFIIFRHRTIVEKYVNLKPTEQNFKLIAETLDKTKGNYFDLNEPKHE; the protein is encoded by the coding sequence ATGAAACAATTATTTAAACTCGGGCTTTTTATTATTCTATTCAATTTTCTGACAAGTTGTAACGGACAGACAAAATCCGAAAGCAATCAGACTGAAATTAAGGCAGACGAGAACAAACTTGTTGGCGGAGGTTGTGATGGCTGTGAATTAATGTATGTTGGAATGCCAAAAGTAATTTCATCGGAGCATACAAGTATTGGCTGGGATGAAGGCAAACAGAAACTTATTTTGACAGGAAAAGTTTTTCAGCTTGATGGTAGAACACCCGCATCTGATGTCATTATCTACTATTGGCATACGGACGATAACGGTCTGTATTCATCAAATAACGAAACGCCTAAACACGCAAAAGAACATGGTAAACTGCGAGGTTGGGTAAAGTCAGACAAGAGTGGTAACTATACAATTAAGACAAGCAGACCTGCTGCTTATCCGAATGATAATATTCCTCAACACATTCATTTATCCATAAAAGAACCTGACATCATTAACGAATATTATGCCGACCTTTATTTTGATGACGACCCTTTATATCTAAACCAAAAGAAAAAGTATGGCAAACTTGACAGAGCAGGCACGGAAATATTAAGAATTGTTTTGGACGGCAACATTCAAATCGCAGAACACAATATGGTATTAGGACTGAATATTCCCGACTACCCTACTAAAAACAAAGCAGACATTCAATCGGGTTTAAACATTGGTGAAGACCAACCTTCATTTATACCATTTCACGCCTTTGGACCCGACAAAGGAACAAGAACTTGCCCTGTCTGCAAATATGGACGCTATCACGGAATAGTATATTTTGTTGGTGACAATCCAAATTGGGACGAAATCAAAAAATGGCTTAAACAATTAGACAATGAAAGTGTAATAAGAGAAAAATATCTTAAAGCATATTTTGTTTACGGAAATTCAAAAAATTATAACAAGCAGACACGCCAAACAGAATTAGAAAAAATCGGCGAAAAATTAAAGCTTCAAAAAATTGCTTTGACTTTTGTTCCCTCATTTGCAGATACTGAAAGCGAAGTAAACCTTAATAAAATTAATGCAAGTATCGAAAATACATTTATTATCTTCAGACATAGAACAATAGTTGAAAAATATGTAAATCTAAAACCGACAGAACAAAACTTTAAACTCATAGCAGAAACACTTGATAAGACGAAGGGAAATTATTTTGACCTTAACGAACCAAAACACGAATGA
- a CDS encoding nuclear transport factor 2 family protein translates to MTTFTETVKEFNSLVQQYKFIEAVDKFYDQDIISTDNSNEPTKGMENFRKEVENFISNSEVEKLELLSTIVEENLSVAHWHYIFTNKMFGRLDYKQISVQRWRNGKIIQENHFYNLG, encoded by the coding sequence ATGACAACATTCACAGAAACAGTAAAAGAGTTTAACTCTCTAGTTCAGCAGTATAAATTCATTGAAGCTGTTGATAAGTTCTATGACCAAGACATTATTTCAACAGACAACAGTAATGAGCCAACCAAAGGAATGGAAAATTTCCGAAAGGAGGTTGAAAATTTTATTTCCAATTCAGAAGTTGAAAAACTCGAATTACTTTCGACAATTGTTGAAGAAAACTTATCTGTTGCTCATTGGCATTATATTTTTACTAATAAAATGTTTGGCAGACTTGATTACAAACAAATATCGGTTCAGCGTTGGAGGAATGGTAAAATCATTCAGGAAAATCATTTTTACAACTTGGGATAA
- a CDS encoding DUF6691 family protein produces MCVNESELQHKWYHNLKYLVVGVLFGIVFVKAEVVSWFRIQEMFRLQSFHMYGIIGSAVVVGMISVFLIKKFNIKTIYGEPIKISPKTFNKGQIYGGLIFGFGWAITGACPGPLFAQIGTGATVIGITLLSAVAGTWVYGYLREKLPH; encoded by the coding sequence ATGTGCGTAAACGAAAGCGAATTACAGCACAAATGGTATCATAATTTGAAATACTTAGTTGTCGGAGTTTTATTTGGCATCGTGTTCGTAAAAGCCGAGGTAGTGAGTTGGTTTCGCATACAGGAAATGTTTCGTTTGCAGTCGTTTCATATGTATGGAATAATTGGAAGCGCAGTTGTTGTGGGTATGATTTCTGTTTTTCTGATTAAGAAATTTAACATCAAAACCATTTATGGCGAACCGATTAAAATTTCACCCAAAACATTCAACAAAGGACAAATTTATGGCGGTTTGATTTTTGGTTTCGGTTGGGCAATTACCGGAGCTTGCCCCGGACCTTTGTTTGCACAAATCGGAACAGGTGCAACCGTTATCGGAATTACTCTTTTGAGTGCCGTTGCAGGCACTTGGGTTTACGGATATTTAAGAGAAAAATTGCCTCACTAA
- a CDS encoding rhodanese-like domain-containing protein, whose protein sequence is MFGIFKNLFVKTDNNQLTEAIKDGAFLVDVRTPAEFSAGSVKGAINIPLDKVPSQLSKFKNKKSIVVFCRSGNRSGQAKSILENNGFQNVINGGTWQNVKQWTAEN, encoded by the coding sequence ATGTTTGGAATATTCAAAAATCTGTTCGTAAAAACGGACAACAACCAATTAACAGAAGCCATAAAAGACGGTGCTTTTTTAGTAGATGTTCGCACGCCTGCCGAGTTTTCGGCAGGTAGTGTGAAAGGAGCGATAAACATTCCGTTGGACAAAGTGCCAAGTCAATTATCCAAATTCAAAAACAAGAAAAGCATCGTTGTTTTTTGCAGAAGCGGCAACCGTAGCGGTCAGGCAAAAAGTATTTTGGAAAACAACGGATTTCAGAATGTTATCAATGGCGGGACGTGGCAAAATGTAAAACAATGGACAGCGGAGAATTGA
- a CDS encoding LytR/AlgR family response regulator transcription factor gives MIQGTERLDLKLLLVKLASICHLFSYPALVFIISKIFYYHTFDYWQTFNFGLSAYFIKTVIVYGFSFLAFTLINKSIQLSKIENDVEAITDKQNFISSILIVDNNNKKLLLKVNDIFYFSANSPYISIYISQKRYLHTETLKSLEKQLDNKQFVRIHKSHIVNIHKISSIESRQNGDYDITLSDNTILRLSRNYAKNFKSKFSDFHQLNTK, from the coding sequence ATGATACAGGGAACAGAAAGATTAGACCTGAAATTACTTTTAGTAAAATTAGCAAGTATATGTCATTTGTTTTCATATCCTGCGTTGGTATTTATTATTTCAAAGATTTTTTACTATCACACTTTTGATTATTGGCAGACTTTCAATTTTGGATTATCGGCTTATTTTATAAAAACGGTAATTGTTTACGGGTTTTCATTTTTGGCTTTTACCCTAATTAATAAAAGTATCCAATTATCAAAAATAGAAAATGATGTAGAAGCAATAACTGACAAACAAAATTTTATCAGTTCAATCTTAATCGTTGACAACAATAACAAAAAATTACTGCTAAAGGTAAATGACATTTTTTATTTTTCGGCTAACTCACCTTACATTAGTATTTATATTTCACAAAAAAGGTATCTACATACCGAAACTTTGAAGTCTTTAGAAAAGCAATTAGACAACAAACAGTTTGTACGTATTCACAAATCTCATATCGTGAACATCCATAAAATTTCATCAATCGAATCCCGACAAAATGGAGATTATGATATTACACTTTCAGATAATACAATATTGCGTTTGAGCAGAAACTACGCAAAAAATTTCAAATCAAAGTTCTCTGATTTCCATCAGCTCAACACAAAATAA
- the trxA gene encoding thioredoxin, translated as MTFQEIINQDKPVLVDFFATWCSPCKMLSPILEDVKNRVGENAYIIKIDVDKNPQAASAYQVRGVPTLILFKNGKPLWRQSGIVPATELENLINTNR; from the coding sequence ATGACATTTCAAGAAATAATAAATCAGGATAAACCTGTATTGGTGGACTTTTTTGCTACTTGGTGCAGTCCGTGTAAAATGTTGTCGCCCATTTTGGAAGATGTAAAAAACCGAGTAGGTGAAAATGCATACATTATCAAAATTGATGTGGACAAAAATCCGCAAGCAGCATCGGCTTATCAGGTGCGTGGTGTTCCTACGCTTATTTTATTCAAAAACGGCAAACCGCTTTGGCGACAATCGGGTATAGTGCCTGCAACTGAATTGGAAAATTTAATTAACACAAACAGATAA
- a CDS encoding helix-turn-helix domain-containing protein, producing the protein MNITHEQLANELGTARVVVSRLLKQLEEIGVVKLGRNKTTIN; encoded by the coding sequence TTGAACATAACCCACGAACAATTAGCCAACGAGTTAGGAACTGCCCGTGTTGTAGTTTCCCGATTGTTAAAACAATTAGAAGAAATCGGAGTTGTTAAGCTCGGTAGAAATAAAACTACAATCAATTGA
- a CDS encoding four helix bundle protein translates to MLKLSFIAKGVVTAKSYTFALNIISLYKHLVSEKKEFVLSKQLLCSGTAIGALIREAEHAQSKKDFLNKMNIALKEANETEYWIDLLKESGFISAEEYNNISQKIKELLKLLISIVKTTKQNHNIS, encoded by the coding sequence TTGTTAAAATTATCTTTTATAGCTAAAGGAGTTGTTACCGCAAAATCTTACACTTTTGCATTAAATATTATTTCGCTTTACAAGCATTTGGTTTCGGAAAAGAAAGAATTTGTTTTATCCAAACAATTGCTTTGCAGCGGAACGGCAATTGGTGCGTTGATTCGTGAAGCTGAACACGCCCAAAGCAAAAAAGATTTTCTCAATAAAATGAACATCGCTTTGAAAGAAGCCAATGAAACCGAATATTGGATTGACCTTTTAAAGGAATCGGGATTTATATCTGCGGAAGAGTATAACAACATATCTCAAAAAATTAAAGAGTTACTAAAACTGCTCATCAGCATTGTGAAAACGACTAAACAAAACCATAATATCAGTTGA
- a CDS encoding DUF6157 family protein, which produces MKVYTTNYFDTFIEVAEDTKSNCGTKPPAKGKKTVAEIQYELIVKNPYKYTSDDILFQVFAVKNNLTKEELKLAREQFFSKGQPCLRTSPLSKNYGFGIHCDSNGKIAIYGMETQEYEKFIADTNLRKVKAMRSKR; this is translated from the coding sequence ATGAAAGTCTATACTACCAATTACTTTGACACTTTTATCGAAGTGGCAGAAGACACGAAATCAAATTGCGGAACAAAACCTCCGGCTAAAGGGAAGAAGACTGTTGCCGAAATACAATATGAACTGATTGTGAAAAATCCATATAAATACACATCTGATGATATACTATTTCAAGTGTTTGCTGTCAAAAATAATTTGACTAAAGAAGAACTTAAACTGGCAAGAGAACAATTTTTCTCAAAGGGACAACCCTGTTTAAGGACATCACCTTTATCTAAAAACTATGGTTTTGGTATCCATTGCGATAGTAACGGAAAAATTGCTATCTATGGAATGGAAACGCAGGAATACGAAAAGTTTATTGCCGACACAAATTTGAGAAAAGTGAAAGCAATGCGTTCGAAAAGATAA
- a CDS encoding zinc-binding dehydrogenase has product MKHEKPVNENGVYKSLNGSGYASETIQTLQLLKELFEKAAFKAVIDKTFQMDEIKEAHRYVDIGRKKGNIALRISE; this is encoded by the coding sequence TTGAAACATGAAAAACCTGTGAACGAAAATGGGGTGTACAAAAGTTTGAATGGTTCGGGATATGCTTCGGAAACAATACAAACACTACAACTATTAAAAGAACTGTTTGAAAAAGCAGCGTTTAAGGCGGTAATTGACAAGACTTTTCAAATGGATGAGATAAAAGAAGCACATAGATATGTTGACATAGGAAGAAAAAAAGGTAATATAGCGCTAAGAATTAGCGAATGA
- a CDS encoding MBL fold metallo-hydrolase, with amino-acid sequence MKVEQIYTGCLAQGAYYITSNGEAAIIDPLRETLPYLDRLEKDGVKLKYIFETHFHADFVSGHIDLSKKTNAPIVYGATAKPEFEAIVAEDNQVFELGNVKIKVLHTPGHTMESSCFLLIDENGKETALFSGDTLFLGDVGRPDLAQKAANLTQEELAGLLYESLYNKILPLPDDVTVYPAHGAGSACGKNMMKETVDTLGNQKKINYALNQPNKEAFIKAVTDGLLPPPAYFGMNVAMNKKGYDSFDEVLTQGMKALSAEEFETIAESTGALILDTRSDKEFAKGFIPQSVNIGLNGDFAPWVGAMIVNVKQPILLVTDNGKEEEAVTRLSRVGFDNVLGHLAGGFETWEKAEKETDTVNRNTPEQFASEVKIGESKIIDVRKESEYAAEHIEEAYSKPLAYINDWVKDINPQEHFYLHCAGGYRSMIAASILQARGYRNFTEVEGGFNAIAQTNVPKTDFVCQSKLINS; translated from the coding sequence ATGAAAGTAGAACAGATTTATACAGGGTGTTTGGCACAAGGTGCTTATTACATTACTTCTAATGGCGAAGCCGCCATTATTGACCCATTGCGTGAAACGCTACCGTATTTAGACCGTTTGGAAAAAGACGGTGTAAAGCTCAAATACATTTTTGAAACGCATTTCCACGCAGACTTTGTAAGCGGACACATTGATTTGAGCAAAAAAACAAATGCACCAATTGTTTACGGAGCAACTGCTAAACCCGAATTTGAAGCCATTGTTGCAGAAGATAATCAAGTGTTTGAATTAGGCAACGTAAAAATCAAAGTCCTGCATACGCCTGGACATACAATGGAAAGTTCTTGCTTTTTGTTGATTGACGAAAACGGAAAGGAAACGGCTTTGTTCAGTGGCGACACTTTGTTTTTAGGCGATGTGGGCAGACCTGATTTGGCACAGAAAGCAGCTAATTTGACACAGGAAGAATTGGCGGGATTGCTTTACGAAAGTTTGTATAACAAAATTTTACCGTTGCCCGATGATGTAACTGTTTATCCTGCACACGGAGCAGGTTCGGCTTGCGGAAAAAATATGATGAAAGAAACGGTTGATACATTGGGTAATCAAAAGAAAATAAATTACGCTTTGAACCAACCCAATAAAGAAGCATTTATCAAAGCAGTTACAGACGGTTTGCTTCCACCACCTGCATACTTCGGAATGAACGTAGCAATGAACAAAAAAGGTTACGACAGCTTTGATGAAGTGCTTACGCAAGGAATGAAAGCACTTTCGGCAGAAGAATTTGAAACGATAGCAGAAAGTACAGGAGCATTGATTTTAGACACACGAAGCGACAAAGAATTTGCAAAGGGTTTCATTCCGCAATCTGTCAATATCGGTTTGAATGGCGATTTTGCCCCTTGGGTGGGTGCAATGATTGTAAATGTAAAACAACCAATTTTGTTGGTAACAGACAACGGCAAGGAAGAAGAAGCCGTAACACGATTGAGCCGTGTAGGTTTTGATAATGTGTTGGGACATCTTGCTGGTGGTTTTGAAACTTGGGAAAAAGCTGAAAAAGAAACCGATACCGTAAACCGCAATACACCTGAACAGTTTGCATCGGAAGTAAAGATAGGCGAAAGCAAAATCATTGACGTTCGCAAAGAAAGCGAGTATGCAGCAGAACACATCGAGGAAGCATATAGCAAGCCATTGGCATACATCAACGATTGGGTTAAAGACATCAATCCGCAGGAACATTTTTACCTGCATTGTGCAGGTGGCTATCGAAGTATGATTGCAGCAAGCATTTTACAGGCAAGAGGTTACAGAAACTTTACCGAAGTAGAAGGTGGTTTCAATGCCATTGCACAAACCAATGTTCCTAAAACCGATTTCGTATGTCAAAGCAAATTAATTAATTCATAA
- a CDS encoding transposase → MKKSKFSETKIIKVLKQQELGTSVTDICREHGIIQGTFYG, encoded by the coding sequence ATGAAAAAAAGTAAGTTTAGCGAAACAAAAATCATTAAGGTTTTGAAGCAGCAGGAATTGGGAACATCTGTTACGGATATCTGCCGCGAACATGGCATTATCCAGGGTACATTTTATGGATGA